The sequence AAAAAAAACACCCCGGCATACGATGATCTGCACTGTGTTCAGTGCTCTTTTCGATGCATCTGCCAAGGCCTTTTTTTTTAATAATGGTTACTGAAAGTTCAGACCAGTTCACAAGGAAACGAGATGGCGACCGCACCCAAACCAGCCGCTCCGGCAGCCGCAGACGATGCCACCGGCGGCAAAAAGAAATCGAAACTCAAGCTCATCATCATTGCCGTTGTGGTCCTGGCATTGGCTGGTGGCGGAGCAGGCTATTTCCTGATGGGGAAAAAAGCCAAGCCGGCCGGTGAGCATGCCGAAGAACCGCATGAAGTCGCCAAGGCGCCGGTGTTCCTGGTGCTCGATCCCTTCACGGTCAACCTGCAACAGGAAGCTGGTGACCAGTACCTGCAGATCGCCATGACGGTCCAGGTCGCTGATGACAAGCAGTCCGAAGAAATCAAAGTCTACCTGCCGCAAATCCGCAGTCGGGTCCTGATGGTCCTGTCGAGCAAAAAAGCCTCCGAAATCAATACGCCCGACGGCAAGAAGGAATTGGCCGATGACATCATCGCCGCAATCAAGAAGCCTTTCTCGGAGCGCGGCAAAGCGCAAAAAGTCAACGACGTGTTTTTCACTTCTTTCGTGATCCAGTAAGCGGCCATGGCTGACAATTTCCTTTCGCAAGAAGAAGTCGATGCGCTGCTCAAGGGCGTCAATGGCGACCAGGAAGACGCGCATGCGCCGGAAGACCAGTCCGGTGTGCGACCCTACAATCTGGCCACGCAGGAACGTATCGTGCGCGGCCGCATGCCGACGCTGGAAATCATCAATGAACGGTTTGCCCGCTTGCTGCGGATCGGGCTGTTCAACTTCTTGCGACGCAGCGCCGAAGTCTCGATCGGTCCGGTGCGGGTGTCGAAGTACAGCGAATTCATCCGCAATCTGGTGGTGCCGACCAACCTGAATCTGGTGCACATGAAGCCGCTGCGCGGCACCGTGCTGATGGTGTTCGATCCGAACCTGGTGTTCCTGATCGTCGATAACCTGTTCGGTGGCGACGGCCGTTTCCATACGCGCGTCGAAGGACGCGACTTTACCCAGACCGAGCAGCGCATCATCCAGCGCATCCTGGCCATCGTGTTCGAGAATTATGCGAAGTCGTGGGAGCCGGTCTATCCGGTCGAGTTCGAGTACATCCGTTCCGAAATGAACACCCAGTTCGCCAACATCGCCACCCCGAACGAAGTCGTGATCTGCACCACCTTCACGATCGAACTCGGGCCGGTCAGCGGCGAAATGCACTTCTGTATTCCGTACTCCACGATCGAGCCGATCCGCGACATACTCACCAGTAGCCTGCAAGGCGAGACGCTGGAAGTCGACAAGCGCTGGATCCGGCTGATGACACAACAGATCCAGACCGCCGAGGTCGAAATCATCGCCGATTTTGGTGTCGCCCGAAGTAACTTCGGGGCTATCCTCAACATGAAGGTCGGCGACATCATTCCGCTGGCCGTGCCGGAAGTAGTCCTGGCAAAAGTCGATGGCGTGCCGGTGATGGAATGCACATACGGCAAATTCAACGGGCAATACGCATTACGGGTCGAGAAGTTACTGGCCCAGAGTTCAACCGACGCACTGCATGGAGATGACAATGGCTGACAACGACGAGCAACAGGCAGCAGAGGACGATTGGGGCGCCGCCATTGCGGAACAGGAGCAAGCCGAAAAAGCCGCGCTCAATGCGCAGCAGGCGACACCGACCGTGTTCCAGGAATTTGCGGGAAGTAGCAAGCTCGCGACCCATAACGATATCGATTTCATTCTCGATATTCCGGTCCAGCTGACAGTCGAACTGGGACGGACCAAGATCGCCATCAAGAATCTGCTGCAACTGGCACAGGGTTCCGTCGTCGAGCTCGATGGACTGGCAGGTGAACCGATGGATGTGCTGGTCAACGGCTGCCTGATTGCCCAGGGCGAGGTCGTGGTGGTCAATGACAAATTCGGTATCCGCCTGACCGACATCATTTCGCCGGCCGAACGCATCAAGAAGCTCAACCGATGAAGCGGGCCGGGATACTGTTCCCGGCGCTGCTGGCAGCGCCGCAGATTTTCGCGCAGGCGGTGACGACGGCTGCACCCGTGGCCGTGGCCGCGCCGGCATCCGCATCGACCTCGCCAGGCAGCATGCTGCAAGTGATGATCGGGCTGCTGCTGGTACTGGGATTGCTGATTGCCGTCGCCTGGTCAATGAAAAAAATGGGTGCCGGCAAGCACGCTGCTGCAGGCGCACTAAAAATTGTCGGCGGCGTCAGCGTCGGCAATCGCGAACGCATTCTGGTGGTTGAAGTAGCCGACCAGTGGATCGTCGTCGGTGTCACGCCAACGTCGATCAATGCCTTGTCGACAATGCCAAAACAGGAAGGCGTCGAACTCTCTGCGGTCGCACCGCTGGCCAAAAATTTCTCTGACTGGCTCAAGCAGACCATCGACAAACGCAAGGCCGATCACATCAACAACAAGCCGAACACTCCTGGAATGGACAATGCACATTAAGTTGTCGACCTGCCTGCGCTGGAGCGCAGTTGCCCTGGTCGTCGTGCCGCTGGCCGCCTACGCCCAGCAAGCCGGCCTGCCGGCGCTGACCAGTACCCCGACCGCCGGCGGCGGACAGAATTACACGCTGAGCCTGCAAACGCTGCTGCTGCTGACGGCGCTGTCGTTCCTGCCGGCAGCATTGCTGATGATGACCAGCTTCACGCGCATCATCATCGTGCTGTCACTGCTGCGGCAGGCACTCGGCACGCAATCGGCTCCGCCCAATCAGGTCATGGTCGGGCTGGCGCTATTTTTGACCCTGTTCGTCATGGGCCCGGTGTTCGACAAAATCTATGCCGATGCCTACTTGCCGCTGCAGGAAAACAAAATCAACATGACCCAGGCAATGGAGCGCGGTGTCGCCCCGCTGAAGACCTTCATGATGAAACAGACGCGCCAGGCTGACCTCGCGCTGTACGTCAAGATGTCTAACAGCCCGGCGCTGCAGGGCCCCGAAGACGTGCCGCTACGGATTCTGGTACCGGCTTTCATCACCAGCGAACTGAAGACGGCCTTCCAGATCAGCTTCGCCATCTTCATTCCGTTCCTGATCATCGACATGGTGGTCGCCAGCGTGCTGATGTCGATGGGGATGATGATGGTGTCGCCGTCAATCGTGTCGCTGCCGTTCAAGCTGATGCTGTTCGTGCTGGTCGATGGCTGGCAATTGCTGATCGGCTCGCTGGCGCAGAGTTTTTACTAGGAGCGCGCGATGACACCCGAAAGCGTCATGGTGATGGGCCGACATGCGATGGAAGTCACGCTGATGGTCGCCGCACCGCTGCTGCTGGTGGCGCTCATCATCGGTCTGGTTGTCAGCATTTTCCAGGCCGCGACCCAGATCAATGAACAGACCCTGTCCTTCATCCCGAAACTGGTCGGCATCTTCATTGCACTGGTCATCGCCGGTCCATGGATGCTGTCGATCATGCTCGACTACATGCGCGAAATGTTCAGCGGCATTCCGTCGATGATCGGCTAGCGCCGATCCCGCGCCCGCATGCTCAACTTCAGCTCCGCCGAACTCAATGCCCTGATCACCGGATTCCTGTGGCCGCTGACGCGCATCCTCGGCTTGATTGCGGTGGCGCCCGTGTTCGGCAATGCCAGCGTGCCACGTCGCGTCAAGGTCGGACTGGGCATCCTGATTGCGATGATTGTCGCCCCGCTGGTGCAGGTGCCGTCCGGACTGGAACCGATGTCGATGCAAGGATTGCTGATCCTGGTGCAGCAGCTGCTCATCGGGATTGCGATGGGCTTTTCGATGCGGATCATTTTTTCGGCTGTCGAAATGGCCGGCGAGGTCGCCAGCATGACCATGGGCCTCGGCTTTGCGACCTTCTTTGATCCGCAGTCGCGCGGTCGCTCGAATGCAGTCAGCCAGTTCCTTAGCTTGATCGTGCTGATGGTGTATCTGGCGGCGAATGTCCATCTGGCCT comes from Actimicrobium sp. CCC2.4 and encodes:
- the fliL gene encoding flagellar basal body-associated protein FliL, which gives rise to MATAPKPAAPAAADDATGGKKKSKLKLIIIAVVVLALAGGGAGYFLMGKKAKPAGEHAEEPHEVAKAPVFLVLDPFTVNLQQEAGDQYLQIAMTVQVADDKQSEEIKVYLPQIRSRVLMVLSSKKASEINTPDGKKELADDIIAAIKKPFSERGKAQKVNDVFFTSFVIQ
- the fliM gene encoding flagellar motor switch protein FliM; translation: MADNFLSQEEVDALLKGVNGDQEDAHAPEDQSGVRPYNLATQERIVRGRMPTLEIINERFARLLRIGLFNFLRRSAEVSIGPVRVSKYSEFIRNLVVPTNLNLVHMKPLRGTVLMVFDPNLVFLIVDNLFGGDGRFHTRVEGRDFTQTEQRIIQRILAIVFENYAKSWEPVYPVEFEYIRSEMNTQFANIATPNEVVICTTFTIELGPVSGEMHFCIPYSTIEPIRDILTSSLQGETLEVDKRWIRLMTQQIQTAEVEIIADFGVARSNFGAILNMKVGDIIPLAVPEVVLAKVDGVPVMECTYGKFNGQYALRVEKLLAQSSTDALHGDDNG
- the fliN gene encoding flagellar motor switch protein FliN translates to MADNDEQQAAEDDWGAAIAEQEQAEKAALNAQQATPTVFQEFAGSSKLATHNDIDFILDIPVQLTVELGRTKIAIKNLLQLAQGSVVELDGLAGEPMDVLVNGCLIAQGEVVVVNDKFGIRLTDIISPAERIKKLNR
- the fliO gene encoding flagellar biosynthetic protein FliO produces the protein MKRAGILFPALLAAPQIFAQAVTTAAPVAVAAPASASTSPGSMLQVMIGLLLVLGLLIAVAWSMKKMGAGKHAAAGALKIVGGVSVGNRERILVVEVADQWIVVGVTPTSINALSTMPKQEGVELSAVAPLAKNFSDWLKQTIDKRKADHINNKPNTPGMDNAH
- the fliP gene encoding flagellar type III secretion system pore protein FliP (The bacterial flagellar biogenesis protein FliP forms a type III secretion system (T3SS)-type pore required for flagellar assembly.), which gives rise to MHIKLSTCLRWSAVALVVVPLAAYAQQAGLPALTSTPTAGGGQNYTLSLQTLLLLTALSFLPAALLMMTSFTRIIIVLSLLRQALGTQSAPPNQVMVGLALFLTLFVMGPVFDKIYADAYLPLQENKINMTQAMERGVAPLKTFMMKQTRQADLALYVKMSNSPALQGPEDVPLRILVPAFITSELKTAFQISFAIFIPFLIIDMVVASVLMSMGMMMVSPSIVSLPFKLMLFVLVDGWQLLIGSLAQSFY
- the fliQ gene encoding flagellar biosynthesis protein FliQ produces the protein MTPESVMVMGRHAMEVTLMVAAPLLLVALIIGLVVSIFQAATQINEQTLSFIPKLVGIFIALVIAGPWMLSIMLDYMREMFSGIPSMIG
- the fliR gene encoding flagellar biosynthetic protein FliR, with the translated sequence MLNFSSAELNALITGFLWPLTRILGLIAVAPVFGNASVPRRVKVGLGILIAMIVAPLVQVPSGLEPMSMQGLLILVQQLLIGIAMGFSMRIIFSAVEMAGEVASMTMGLGFATFFDPQSRGRSNAVSQFLSLIVLMVYLAANVHLALLSTLVDSFATMPITVGPLTGNIAEQVVRWASRLFSAGLQLSLPIVAALLITNVALGILTRAAPSLNLFGIGFPITLAIGFTMLGLTLPYLATPMAKLFEETINTIRQLTGG